From one Papio anubis isolate 15944 chromosome 12, Panubis1.0, whole genome shotgun sequence genomic stretch:
- the RHOD gene encoding rho-related GTP-binding protein RhoD isoform X1: protein MTAAQAAGEEAPPGVRSVKVVLVGDGGCGKTSLLMVFADGAFPESYTPTVFERYMVNLQVKGRPVHLHIWDTAGQDDYDRLRPLFYPDASVLLLCFDVTSPNSFDNVFNRWYPEVNHFCKKVPIIVVGCKTDLRKDKSLVNKLRRNGLEPVTYHRGQEMARSVGAVAYLECSARLHDNVHAVFQEAAEVALSSRGRNFWRRITQGFCVVT, encoded by the exons ATGACGGCGGCCCAGGCCGCGGGCGAGGAGGCGCCACCAGGCGTGCGGTCGGTCAAGGTGGTCCTGGTGGGCGACGGCGGCTGCGGGAAGACGTCGCTGCTGATGGTCTTCGCCGATGGGGCCTTCCCCGAG AGCTACACCCCCACCGTGTTTGAGCGGTACATGGTCAACCTGCAAGTGAAAGGCAGACCTGTGCACCTCCACATCTGGGACACAGCAG GGCAAGACGACTATGACCGCCTGCGGCCCCTGTTCTACCCTGACGCCAGTGTCCTGCTGCTCTGCTTTGATGTCACCAGCCCGAACAGCTTTGACAACGTCTTTAACCGG TGGTACCCAGAAGTGAATCATTTCTGCAAGAAGGTGCCCATCATCGTCGTGGGCTGCAAGACCGACCTGCGCAAGGACAAATCACTGGTGAACAAGCTCCGAAGAAACGGGTTGGAGCCTGTGACCTACCACAGG GGCCAGGAGATGGCGAGGTCCGTTGGCGCGGTGGCCTACCTCGAGTGCTCGGCTCGGCTCCATGACAATGTCCACGCCGTCTTCCAGGAGGCAGCCGAAGTGGCCCTCAGCAGCCGCGGTCGCAACTTCTGGCGGCGGATTACCCAGGGCTTTTGCGTGGTGACCTGA
- the RHOD gene encoding rho-related GTP-binding protein RhoD isoform X2, translating into MGPSPSCVPLRASPNPAVPVSLTTSQSYTPTVFERYMVNLQVKGRPVHLHIWDTAGQDDYDRLRPLFYPDASVLLLCFDVTSPNSFDNVFNRWYPEVNHFCKKVPIIVVGCKTDLRKDKSLVNKLRRNGLEPVTYHRGQEMARSVGAVAYLECSARLHDNVHAVFQEAAEVALSSRGRNFWRRITQGFCVVT; encoded by the exons ATGGGGCCTTCCCCGAG CTGTGTGCCCTTGCGAGCGTCCCCTAACCCCGCTGTGCCCGTGTCCCTAACTACATCACAG AGCTACACCCCCACCGTGTTTGAGCGGTACATGGTCAACCTGCAAGTGAAAGGCAGACCTGTGCACCTCCACATCTGGGACACAGCAG GGCAAGACGACTATGACCGCCTGCGGCCCCTGTTCTACCCTGACGCCAGTGTCCTGCTGCTCTGCTTTGATGTCACCAGCCCGAACAGCTTTGACAACGTCTTTAACCGG TGGTACCCAGAAGTGAATCATTTCTGCAAGAAGGTGCCCATCATCGTCGTGGGCTGCAAGACCGACCTGCGCAAGGACAAATCACTGGTGAACAAGCTCCGAAGAAACGGGTTGGAGCCTGTGACCTACCACAGG GGCCAGGAGATGGCGAGGTCCGTTGGCGCGGTGGCCTACCTCGAGTGCTCGGCTCGGCTCCATGACAATGTCCACGCCGTCTTCCAGGAGGCAGCCGAAGTGGCCCTCAGCAGCCGCGGTCGCAACTTCTGGCGGCGGATTACCCAGGGCTTTTGCGTGGTGACCTGA